A single window of Dermacentor albipictus isolate Rhodes 1998 colony chromosome 1, USDA_Dalb.pri_finalv2, whole genome shotgun sequence DNA harbors:
- the LOC139047580 gene encoding phytanoyl-CoA dioxygenase domain-containing protein 1-like isoform X2, whose product MEDNNEQLTVFNTKKHEERNTYFLESGDKIRAFYEEDAFDEQGNLVVSKSRSINKIGHALHWLNPVFRCISFSSKVKALVKEIGFKDPCIVQSMYIFKNPEIGGEVTAHQDATFLYTEPNKLIGLWFPLEDATLENGCLWYIPGSHNTMSLSRRFVRNHDPDGPLLKMVEISSHDYSNETFVPVPVFKGSCVVIHGNVVHKSERNCSLFPRPAYTFHIIDRDGATYSPENWLQPSEELPFPSLYESS is encoded by the exons ATGGAAGACAACAATGAGCAGCTAACTGTTTTCAACACAAAAAAACATGAG GAAAGAAACACATACTTCTTGGAGTCTGGTGACAAGATTCGGGCCTTTTACGAAGAGGACGCATTTGATGAGCAAG GAAACCTGGTTGTAAGTAAATCAAGGAGCATAAACAAGATTGGACATG CTTTGCACTGGCTGAATCCTGTTTTCAGATGCATCTCCTTCAGCTCCAAAGTGAAG GCACTGGTTAAAGAAATTGGATTCAAGGATCCATGCATTGTTCAAAGCATGTACATTTTCAAG AACCCAGAAATTGGAGGCGAAG TGACAGCACACCAGGATGCAACATTCTTGTACACTGAGCCAAACAAGCTGATTGGCCTCTGGTTCCCACTGGAAGATGCCACACTGGAGAATGGTTGCCTCTGGTATATTCCTGGATCCCACAATACTA TGAGCCTGTCAAGAAGGTTTGTTCGGAACCATGACCCAGATGGACCACTGCTAAAGATGGTTGAGATATCTTCCCATGACTACAGCAATGAAACATTTGTGCCTGTCCCAGTGTTCAAAG GCTCATGCGTAGTCATCCATGGCAACGTCGTACACAAGAGTGAAAGAAACTGTTCTCTTTTCCCTCGACCAGCCTATACATTCCATATTATTGACAGAGATGGAGCCACGTACAGCCCAGAGAACTG GTTACAGCCAAGTGAAGAGCTGCCTTTTCCATCGCTTTATGAAAGCTCCTAA
- the LOC139047580 gene encoding phytanoyl-CoA dioxygenase domain-containing protein 1-like isoform X1, protein MNDANDFNFAPCVEQFQKTGLVSIPDFLSDDDVQQLKQECEKIIDGMEDNNEQLTVFNTKKHEERNTYFLESGDKIRAFYEEDAFDEQGNLVVSKSRSINKIGHALHWLNPVFRCISFSSKVKALVKEIGFKDPCIVQSMYIFKNPEIGGEVTAHQDATFLYTEPNKLIGLWFPLEDATLENGCLWYIPGSHNTMSLSRRFVRNHDPDGPLLKMVEISSHDYSNETFVPVPVFKGSCVVIHGNVVHKSERNCSLFPRPAYTFHIIDRDGATYSPENWLQPSEELPFPSLYESS, encoded by the exons ATGAATGACGCAAATGACTTCAACTTTGCGCCATGCGTCGAACAG TTTCAGAAGACAGGCCTGGTATCAATACCTGACTTTCTATCAGATGATGATGTCCAGCAGCTGAAGCAAGAGTGTGAAAAAATAATAGATGGCATGGAAGACAACAATGAGCAGCTAACTGTTTTCAACACAAAAAAACATGAG GAAAGAAACACATACTTCTTGGAGTCTGGTGACAAGATTCGGGCCTTTTACGAAGAGGACGCATTTGATGAGCAAG GAAACCTGGTTGTAAGTAAATCAAGGAGCATAAACAAGATTGGACATG CTTTGCACTGGCTGAATCCTGTTTTCAGATGCATCTCCTTCAGCTCCAAAGTGAAG GCACTGGTTAAAGAAATTGGATTCAAGGATCCATGCATTGTTCAAAGCATGTACATTTTCAAG AACCCAGAAATTGGAGGCGAAG TGACAGCACACCAGGATGCAACATTCTTGTACACTGAGCCAAACAAGCTGATTGGCCTCTGGTTCCCACTGGAAGATGCCACACTGGAGAATGGTTGCCTCTGGTATATTCCTGGATCCCACAATACTA TGAGCCTGTCAAGAAGGTTTGTTCGGAACCATGACCCAGATGGACCACTGCTAAAGATGGTTGAGATATCTTCCCATGACTACAGCAATGAAACATTTGTGCCTGTCCCAGTGTTCAAAG GCTCATGCGTAGTCATCCATGGCAACGTCGTACACAAGAGTGAAAGAAACTGTTCTCTTTTCCCTCGACCAGCCTATACATTCCATATTATTGACAGAGATGGAGCCACGTACAGCCCAGAGAACTG GTTACAGCCAAGTGAAGAGCTGCCTTTTCCATCGCTTTATGAAAGCTCCTAA